Proteins encoded in a region of the Pieris rapae chromosome 12, ilPieRapa1.1, whole genome shotgun sequence genome:
- the LOC110995878 gene encoding ran-binding protein 3, whose translation MADTKQGKQTEDLYNGSPSRIVLAKPKLGGFGSSGLPSCSNKGTNQLGSVLRPPQLKPTCNLFAKITTEELNVDKKIDSEAVATTKESNDDEDERPKFVPLGNSNVTAKTNTAVSARVSSATTPSASFVFGQNLSERVVMKEALNNGESQDNHTSTNGTPELLFSSAAATAKENHQEDPGPGESRSESLAAAAAEYERSHARPPPPTSNCTTTGEEGETNVLQMTCRLFAWEAGGWRERGRGVLRLNDGAGGGARLVARVAGSLRVALNTLLWPDMVLELAGAKSLRISAADAQLQVKLFLIMGAPGDIGQLHRALQTRVTRLKRAAAGGGSEPCPDRLRDAPETTDPEADSQEPSDEEKESAALKRREESEDGTSPKRPCRDVSVQ comes from the exons ATGGCAGATACAAAGCaag GAAAACAAACCGAAGATCTTTACAATGGCTCTCCGTCGCGAATCGTTTTGGCAAAACCGAAATTAGGAGGTTTTGGTTCATCTGGATTACCAAGCTGTTCTAATAAGGGCACTAATCAATTGG GATCAGTGTTACGCCCACCTCAACTAAAACCAACATGTAATCTATTTGCCAAAATAACAACTGAAGAGCTTAATGTGGATAAGAAAATTGACAGCGAAGCAGTCGCTACTACAAAAGAAAGTAATGACGATGAAGACGAAAGACCTAAATTTGTTCCACTCGGAAATTCTAATGTCACTGCCAAGACTAATACCGCGGTCTCCGCACGCGTATCTTCTGCTACCACACCATCGGCAAGTTTTGTTTTTGGACAGAATTTAAGTGAAAGAGTTGTCATGAAAGAAGCCCTGAACAATGGAGAAAGTCAAGACAATCATACTTCAACCAATGGAACACCAGAACTATTGTTTTCGAGCGCCGCAGCTACCGCAAAAGAAAATCATCAG GAGGACCCTGGGCCCGGCGAAAGCAGATCGGAGAGCTTAGCCGCGGCCGCTGCGGAGTACGAGCGTTCCCACGCCCGACCCCCGCCCCCCACCTCCAACTGCACCACCACGGGCGAAGAGGGCGAGACCAACGTGCTGCAGATGACGTGCCGGCTGTTCGCTTGGGAGGCGGGCGGGTGGCGCGAGCGCGGGCGCGGCGTGCTGCGGCTCAACGACGGCGCAGGCGGCGGCGCCCGTCTCGTGGCTCGAGTGGCCGGCTCTTTGCGGGTGGCGCTCAACACGCTGCTGTGGCCCGACATGGTCCTGGAGCTGGCCGGAGCTAAGTCGCTGCGCATCAGCGCTGCCGACGCGCAGCTGCAGGTCAAACTGTTCCTCATCATG GGAGCGCCGGGTGACATCGGCCAGCTGCACAGGGCTCTGCAGACGCGCGTGACGAGGCTGAAGCGAGCCGCCGCCGGCGGAGGGAGCGAGCCCTGCCCGGACAGACTGCGGGACGCCCCCGAGACGACAGACCCCGAGGCCGATAGCCAGGAACCGTCGGATGAAGAAAAGGAATCCGCGGCGCTGAAGAGGAGAGAAGAGTCGGAGGACGGGACTTCGCCCAAGAGACCTTGTCGCGATGTGTCCGTGCAGTGA
- the LOC110995872 gene encoding uncharacterized protein LOC110995872: protein MTGKPLHSGERILVLKVLEFFENEKRNKQTCMATGISKTTLMRIKNEAKRLQNTSPTPGTSTSSTPISEVKLSTPGKKRKPKFNRIQLDSFDECALRNIVNSFYTVRKEIPTLNKILSVAKRDLNFQGQKTYLRKVLVDKLGYEFKKFKDKRHFLTQKPDIRAWRARYLRRLKENDDLGARKKPVIYIDETWIHSQMQKQLG, encoded by the exons atGACGGGTAAACCTTTACATAGCGGAGAAAGAATCCTCGTGTTAAAAGTGTTAGAGTTTTTTGAAAACGAAAAACGGAACAAACA AACATGCATGGCAACGGGAATATCGAAAACCACGTTGATGAGAATAAAAAACGAAGCCAAGCGCTTACAAAATACTTCACCGACACCAGGTACTTCTACAAGTTCTACGCCAATAAGTGAAGTGAAATTGTCAACACCGGGCAAAAAACGGAAACCAAAGTTTAACCGTATCCAATTGGACAGTTTTGATGAATGTGCCTTGCGAAATATCGTAAATAGCTTTTACACTGTCAGGAAAGAAATacctactttaaataaaatattatctgtggCTAAAAGAGACCTCAATTTTCAAGggcaaaaaacatatttaagaaAAGTGTTAGTAGACAAATTAGGCTACgaattcaaaaaatttaaagataaaagacATTTTCTTACTCAAAAACCAGATATTCGAGCTTGGCGGGCAAGGTACCTACGACGTCTAAAGGAAAATGATGACTTGGGTGCAAGGAAAAAACCAGTCATTTATATAGATGAGACGTGGATACATTCACAAATGCAAAAGCAACTCGGGTGA
- the LOC110995863 gene encoding kelch-like ECH-associated protein 1B, with protein MEKEDEARRGNLLDDMPPINCDVMIDSVYGSSKDIGDTTFCLGNYIPDFMKMLFTMRSHHMLTDVVLEVGNELFHVHKVVLAAGSPYFKAMFTSGLKECEMSRVRLQGVCPSAMAWLVYFMYTGKVRITEVTVCQLLPAATMFQISNVIDACCAFLERQLDPLNAIGIANFAEQHGCVELKQKANQFIERNFIQVCQEEEFLQLTAPEIINLIRKDELNVREEREVYNAVLNWVKYDEERRHPRMEHILQAVRCQFLTPSFLKEQMTTCAVLQKVPACREYLARIFQDLTLHKKPVVKERRPNTPRIIYVAGGYFRHSIDTFEAYNLDDNCWTTLPRLTVPRSGLGAAFLKGIFYAVGGRNTSPGSSYDSDWVDVYNPATERWRPCSPMATPRHRVGVAVMDGLLYAVGGSAGSEYHKSVERYDPETDTWTYAAAMGCARLGVGVAVVNRLLYAVGGFDGVRRVRSVECYHPENNVWSEVAPMSVARSGAGVAALGQHVYVVGGYDGAQQLAAVERYDTERDSWETVAPVPVARSALSLTVLDNKLYAMGGYDGNAFLDIVEVYDPATDSWKSGPPLTSARSGHASAVCYQHPAPADPHSRS; from the exons ATGGAGAAAGAAGATGAAGCTCGACGAGGCAACTTACTTGATGATATGCCGCCAATTAACTGTGATGTCATGATAGACTCTGTCTATGGCAGCAGCAAGGACATTGGCGATACAACCTTCTGTTTAGGAAATTACATACCAGACTTTATGAAG ATGCTGTTCACGATGCGGTCCCACCACATGTTGACGGATGTGGTCCTGGAGGTGGGCAACGAGCTGTTCCACGTGCACAAGGTGGTGCTGGCCGCCGGCAGCCCCTACTTCAAG GCGATGTTCACGAGCGGGCTGAAGGAGTGCGAGATGTCGCGCGTGCGGTTGCAGGGCGTGTGTCCGTCCGCCATGGCCTGGCTCGTGTACTTCATGTACACGGGCAAGGTGCGCATCACAGAGGTCACCGTCTGCCAACTGCTGCCCGCCGCCACCATGTTCCAG ATCTCGAATGTCATAGACGCGTGCTGCGCCTTCCTAGAGAGGCAGCTGGACCCTCTCAACGCCATCGGCATCGCCAACTTCGCCGAGCAGCACGGCTGCGTCGAGCTCAAGCAGAAGGCCAACCAGTTCATCGAGAGAAACTTTATACAA GTATGCCAAGAGGAGGAATTCCTACAACTGACGGCGCCAGAGATAATAAATCTCATCAGAAAAGATGAACTGAACGTCAGAGAAGAACGGGAAGTATACAACGCCGTGTTGAATTGG GTAAAGTACGACGAGGAGCGACGTCACCCGCGTATGGAGCACATCCTGCAGGCCGTTCGCTGCCAGTTCCTGACGCCCAGCTTTCTCAAGGAGCAGATGACCACCTGCGCCGTCCTTCAGAAGGTGCCCGCCTGCCGGGAGTATCTCGCCAGGATATTCCAG GATCTGACGCTCCACAAGAAGCCCGTGGTGAAAGAGAGACGACCCAACACGCCCCGCATCATCTACGTGGCGGGAGGCTACTTCCGCCATTCCATCGACACCTTCGAAGCCTACAACCTGGACGACAACTGCTGGACCACGCTGCCTCGCCTCACCGTGCCTCGCTCGGGACTAGGAGCCGCCTTTCTGAAG GGAATCTTCTACGCAGTGGGAGGCCGCAACACGTCGCCGGGTTCGTCGTACGACAGCGACTGGGTGGACGTATACAACCCCGCCACCGAGCGATGGAGGCCCTGCAGCCCCATGGCCACGCCGAGACACAGG GTGGGCGTGGCGGTGATGGACGGCCTGCTGTACGCCGTGGGAGGCTCCGCCGGATCCGAATACCACAAATCCGTCGAACG CTACGACCCCGAGACGGACACGTGGACGTACGCGGCGGCGATGGGCTGCGCGCGGCTCGGTGTGGGCGTGGCCGTCGTCAACCGACTCCTGTACGCCGTCGGCGGCTTCGACGGCGTGCGGCGCGTCCGCTCCGTCGAGTGCTACCACCCCGAGAACAACGTGTGGAGCGAGGTGGCGCCCATGAGCGTGGCCCGCAGCGGCGCCGGAGTGGCCGCCCTCGGCCAGCACGTGTACGTGGTGGGTGGCTACGACGGCGCGCAGCAGCTGGCCGCCGTGGAGCGCTACGACACGGAGCGCGACTCGTGGGAGACGGTGGCGCCCGTGCCCGTGGCGCGCTCGGCGCTCTCGCTCACCGTGCTGGACAACAAGCTCTACGCCATGG GCGGCTACGACGGCAACGCGTTCCTGGACATCGTGGAGGTGTACGACCCGGCCACGGATTCGTGGAAGAGCGGGCCGCCGCTGACGTCCGCGCGCTCGGGCCACGCGTCCGCCGTCTGCTACCAGCATCCGGCGCCCGCGGATCCCCACTCGCGCTCGTGA